AGGCGGCCACGAATGACCAAGATCTCGTCGTTTGCATGGCGAACTCCAATTCTGATTCTGCGGCGAGTTTAACGATTGCGTAAAATGTATAAGGCTCCGTGACGCGATCTTAGTGCTGCCACCACCAAAGTCAAGTTGGGGCCGGGTTCCTGCCCCCTTTCCCCTCCGCAGATTCGTGACGGGCGTTTTGCGAACAAGGCAAAGGGAACAGTTGTTCTGCCACCGCAGAAGTGGAAGCCGGAGTACGCGGCATTCGCGATATTTTACCTACCGCCTTGGTTCCATAAACGCTCGGTGATCGATCAGCCAAACGCTCGCCGCTTGAAGCCTTCCAGGCGCGAAATCAGCGCGCAGAATGCACCGCGAACTCCGCCTCTCCAACCGAGCGACTATGGATGGAATTGGTGGCACTGCAGTCTCGTCGTCCGGAAAAAGGCTGTGGCCGCAAACTCTACCGATGTTCGCCAAAGCGACAATTGGACAGTCCCATTGTGTACGTACCAAGTCCAGGCTGGTCGTCAGTCGAGCCGATAGATTCAGCAAGACCCCTATTTATTGGCCAGCATGGTCCCGCCGTCGGCTCAGCCAGAAATAATTGAGTTCTGGCCGCATATCCATTCTTATCTCGTTAGTGAAAGCACGCATGCGCAGGCGAATGTTATTTCTCGTCACGATTCTGATTGGCTCGACCATCGCCTTGGCGTGGCCACACGCGAGTGTTGCTCAGGATGCCTCCGCGCCGACATCTCCCAGCGAAGCGTTAGCAGCGGAACAAGCAACGACTTCCAGCGCCGCGAGCGGCACCGATTCCATCATCTCGTCTGACGCCTGCTACGACGCGGATTCGTGCGTGGCGCCGTCGCGCTGTCGCACAGGGAATGGCTGCCAGAATCAATGCCAGTGTGACGCCTGTCGCGCACTCGCCGCCTGCAGTGCCGATCCTTACAACCGCCTGCTACCCCAGGGCGGAATGATTAGCGTGCGCGGATGGGTGGACGGCGGCATTTTGGGGAATACCGCGAATCCTGCCAGTCACTTCAACGGGCCCTACAACGCCACGGAAGTGGACAATGGACAGCTCAATCAGCTGTATCTGATCATGGAGCGTGCCATGGCCAGCGATGGTTCGTTCACCATCGGCGGCCGCGCGGATGTGTTGTACGGCGGCGATTACAATCTAGCCCAATCGTCGGGCCTGGAGGTAAACCGCAATGGTTCACCTAAATGGAATAACAACGAGTTTGATGGTCTGGCGCTGCCGCAGCTTTATGGCGAGGCCGGCACGAACACGTCGAGCGTCAAGGTCGGACACTTCTATACCGTGGTCGGCTACGAAGGCGTTCAATCCCCCACGAACTTCTTTTACTCACACGCCTACAGCTACATGTTCGCAGGCCCGTTCACCAACTGGGGAGCGCTGGCAAACCAGGTCCTGGCCGACAATTGGCAGTTGCAAGCCGGCGTGGTTAATGGCTGGAACAATCTCGTCGCTACGCAGAATCATGCCAACTTCCTTGGCAATCTCAAATATACCGGCAACGATTGGTGGAGCTCGTTCGCGATCATCACCGGAGACGAGTTCGACAACCCAGGTAACTTGCCGACCGTGAACAGCGCCTATGCCAATCGCACGCGCTTTAGCTTCATCGTCAGCCGTCAGCTCGGGTCGCGCATGGAGTACGTGTTTCACCAGTGGCTTGGCACGCAAGCTCAGGGAGCACCGGGCGGCGGCACCGCCAAGTGGTACGGCATCGACCAATACGTCTATTACCGCCTGGCCGACAAATGGCGCGTCGGAACGCGCGTCGAATGGTTCCGCGATCAGGATGGCACCCGTGTAGGTCTGACGGAACAATCCAACCCCAACACGGTGCCCTTGGCCGGCAGCTATGCATCGTGGACAGTGGGCGTCAACTGGACCCCGCTTACCAACGTGCTGATCCGTCCCGAACTTCGTTGGGACAGCTACGTAGGCTCTGCCAAGCCGTTTGACGATGGCCAGCGGACGTCGCAATTCTTGCTGGGACTCGACGCCATCGTGCAGTTCTAGCGAGATTTCGCTCGCCGGCGGGTTGACGCACAACGTTTCAACGCCCGAGGTCCCCGGTCGTTTGCCATCGCCCAGGATCGCGCATCCGTTTGGCCACCGGCACGCGGAGCATACCAACGAATTGCGACCGCTTACTTAGGTGCGAACATCGCATTCTGTCGTTCGCCGCGCGACAGTAAATAGGCCATCAGATCCAACACTTCGTCATCCTTGAGCGTATTGAGCAAACCCTCCGGCATCAGTGAAACCGGCGACCTGGTAATCTCCTCGATCTCGCTTCGTTTGACACGCGTCATATGATTCGGGTCGAACATGTCCGGGCTGAGCATCAGGTCGTCGCCGTTGAGGTTCACGATTCGCCCGGTGACTACGCGTCCGTCGGACGTGGCGATTGTTACCGCCTCGTACTGATCGCTAATCACCTTGCTCGGCAACACGATGGATTCTAACAAGTCGCGAGCGCTGAAGCGGCCGGCGACGCTGGAGAGGTCAGGACCCAGTCCGCCTCCTTCTTCACTGAAGCGATGGCAGGCAAAGCAGCGCGTGGCGGCGAATAGCGAGCGCCCACGATCGAAGTCGCGTTCCTTCAGTGTCGAGGGTGTGACAAGTGCGGTCAACTCATCGAGTGTCCAGTTCTTGACGAACGGCCGGTCGGCGACGGCGACCAGTGGCTTCTCCGACGGCTTGGCATCGAAGAGCTGGTCCAGCTCAGCCTTCTCTGTATCGCTCAAGCCTGCGGTCGCGTCGCGTTTGATGTTGTTGATGAAGCCGCGGAAGCTGTTGCCGCCTTTGTAATCCGCCGCTTTGACGAACCAAGAAGCGTAGGCCTTGCGCAGCTCGGGCGTCCAGCCGCTGCGCAGTCCGCGCAGCGATTTGGCATAGTCGAGTTGCTCTTCCTGGGTGAGCGCGGAATTCAGCAGCGCGACAGTTTTGGCCGCTGCGTCAGGCGCCTCCAAGTACACGAGAAGCTGCGCAAGCTCGGTATTCAGTTCGCGTCCTTTGGCCGGGAAGCAGGGGTCGAATCTTGCTACGAGCTGCGCGATGGTCTTATCGCTCGGCCGCCCGAAGCGATTCATTACAACCTGGTAAACCCGCACCAGGTCCAATTGCTGGGCATAGTCGAGTTTTTTCCAGTCGAATTGGGCGAGCGCCGTCAGTATTTGCTCGCCGAGCACCGCATCGGGTGCCGGCGTATCCTTCGCCCGATGGGCCGCATCCTGCACAGAGACCTGCGTCAGCGCCAATAAGGCTTGCAAGGTCGCCTCTGGATTCGATCGCTCGGCCAGCGCCCGCTCGCGCCAGGTTTTCGGATCCTGGAATTCGATCGCCACCCGCGCGGCCCATCGTACGAAGCGGTCGGGATGCCCTAAGTAGGGCCATGCCGCTTCCACCGCTTTGGGATCGGCGTGGCCGTGAAATGCCTCGAGCTCGTGCCGCAAGGCGCGGGCATCAGCAGCGGCCGAGGCCTCGGCGTGCGCTGCAACTGCGGTGGGCTCGTCGCCCCGATAGGTGACGCGATACAAGCCCGAATGAGTTTTGCGACCCCCCACGAGAAAGTACATCGCGCCATCGTGCGGATTGACGACGACGTCTGTCAGCGCCAGGGGCGTGCCAGCGACGAACTCTTCTAATTCGCCACCGTACGATGCCCCCTGAGGTTTCAGGTGCAGTGCATACAACTTGCCGTAGCTCCAGTCGCACAGGTACAGGGCCTGCTCGTACTTGGCCGGAAACTTGGCCCCATAGCCAAACGTTACTCCGGTGGGCGAACCTGGGCCCACGTTGACGACCGGCGGCAGACTATCGATGTAATACGGAGGCCATTTGCCCGATCCGTTGCGGTAGCCGAAGTCGCTGCCGCTGGTGGCGTGCAGCACGCGCGTGGGTCGATACCAGGGGGTACTGACGTCCCACTCCATGTCCGAGTCGTAAGTAAACAAGTCGCCATTGCGATTGAACGCCATGTCGAAGGGATTGCGATAGCCCATCGACACCAATTCCCATTGCTTTCCATCGGGATCGATGCGGCAGATGTAACCCCCAGGAGCCTTTTCGCCTGTCATGAAGCCCGAGCCGTCGACCATGTACGGCAGCAACGCATCCTCTCCCCAGACGCGAGGCACGAGCGAGTTGTTCAGCGGAGGCAGTCGGGTATTGTTGCCGGCCACGATATACAGCGACTTGCCGTCCGGCGCCAGAACCACGGCGTGCGGACCATGCTCACCGCCACCCTCGATCTTTTGCAGGAACTCGACCTTATCGAGTTGATCATCGCCATTGGTATCGCGCACGCGATACAACCCGGTCTCGAACAATTTGCCTCGATTCACCATAACGTACAGACTGTCGAACGCCCATAACAGACCATGCGCCTCGCCGAGCGGTACGTCGATCAATTCAATCTTCGGTGCCAAATCCTTGGAGTTGGCCGGAGGTGGAGTCACTCGATACAGGCTGCCGTACTGATCCGACACGATCAGCCGGCCCTTGGGGTCGACTGTCATATTGACCCAGGAACCTTCCTTGTCCTGTGGTACCGAATAGAGCAAATCGACTTGAAATCCCTTGGGGGCATGGATCCGGCCGGCAGGATCGGCATGCTTGGGGTCCGATTTCGGGCTGCCGACGTCCTTCTTAACGTCGTCGGCAGCGAACACGAAGCTGGGAATCAGAACGAGCGCGACGACGAAGATTCTCGCGAGCGTCATAAGGTTCTTTCGAGCGGTGGGGTGTGGGCGGGCTTGCGACACAGCTGCGGTCAATACCGTCCGACGATAACATGTCGCAAATCGCGTTGCCAGCGGGCCTACGCTCCCGGTGAGATCGGCCCCGCGACATCGCCAAGTTGACGACCGCGAGCTGTCCATGTGTGGCTCTATGGTGCTCCGGCAGCTCGGGCACGCACAGCCACATCGGGGAAGTCGGAAAACAACCCATCCACGTCATAGGTCCAAAAAAAACGCTGGGTCGGTGCCTCGTCCTTGCCGAGCGTGTAGGGGTAAACCTTCAGCCGACGCTCGTGCGCCCGTCGGACTAATGAGTTGTTTGCGATCGATTGGCCATTGTTCTCAATCAGTTTGGCGGACGGCCCAATTCCATCGGCGAACGTCGCCAGTTCGTCCAGGCTGCGATCATCGAGCGATTGCCCGTGTAGATACACCAACCGTAAATCAGTTTTCAAATCGTTGCGCATCTGCCGCAAGCTGTCGAGCTCGAAGCATTGAACAATCACCGGATCGGTGCGCCGCGTGTAACCCAAGGCCGCGTATTGCTCCAGCAACTTCGCTTCGATCGGTTGGCCCTGCTCGCGATGCCAGGCGGGCGACTTGGGCTCGGGAATCGTCCCCACCGCGCGGCCGGCACGCTCATTCAGCCTGGCGATCATGGCGAGCATTTCGGCAAGCGTGGGAATTTGATATCCGGGCTCGGCCGCGTCATTGCGGCCTTTGACGGCCAGCGTCTTTAACTCGGCCACGGTGAAATCGATGAAGTAGTACCGCCCGTCAGCACGCCGGCGATCGGGAAACCTCTCGGCGACGTCCGTGGTTGGCCCCATGTGGATGTCATGGTTGCAGACCAGAACGCCGTCACGACTGAGCACAACATCCGGCTCGATCAGATCGGCGCCCTGGGCATAGGCCAGGGCGTAGGCCTCGAGCGTATGCTCGGGAAGATAGCCGCTAGCGCCCCGGTGCGCAATGACCAGTTTCTGGTTGGTTCCGGCCTTCGTCTCGGCGGATCGCGCAATCGACGACGGCAAAAGCACCGCTGCCAGAACACAAAGGCGGAGGGCCGCGATTGTCAGCTTCATAGGGTAGCCGAGGGCCATGTGCGGCAAGGCGCGCCGTCGAGGAGGGTGTGTGTGACGCCTCCTAAACTAACGCTTGGCGGGGCCGCTTTCCAGGGTCGACCGCGAGCTGCTTAGGGCAAGCCGCGCGGGTCTCTTGAGCGATGAACCAAGAGTGCCTGGTCCGCACAGATCTTACAAGTGCGCTTGGTGGGTCGACATCCGGGGGGGATCTTGATACATTTTGCGGTGGGACGTCGCCCTTCGGGGCGCTCCTGAGTCGCCAGGTTCCTGCCCCACCTGGCGGCTCTTTTTTTTGCGCGCAGATAATTAGAAAGCTCGGCCAACGTTGAATGCGACGTGTCCAACGAGCGCTATAACTTGAGACCGAATGGGGATACCACGGAGACGTTACGCGAGATCAGCGAACCGAGTCGTCTTGCCCGCTATACGTTTGCGGGCTACGATCGAGAACCAAATTTGCCGCTTTGGTCGCGGATCGATAGAGGGGGTTGGAAACACCCAAGATGACTACCGCTGCTTAAGCAGGGGAGGTAGCACCCCTCCCATGCATACACCTCAAACTGCACCGAAAGACTTCAGGGCCGGAGCCTATCCGCATGACAAATCACGAGCATCATTCTCATGAGGAAAAGCATGAGCACGGCCATGGTCATCCGCAGGGACACCAGCACGGGGCTCACAAACGACGCGGAGTTCACAAGGACTGGCGTCTGTGGATCGTGGTGTTGATGCTGATCGCTATGGGCATCTATGTGTTGTCGGACAACGAGGCACTTCAACCTGGCGGCAAGGGTGAAGCAATGCCTGCGGCCCCTGCGCCTGCAGCCCCGTAGGATTCACCACATCTCGAGCGACGGCGCATGAGATAATCCGCCGCGGGCCGATGTCGTCCTTCTGCCGCTGAACCGCAGCGCCGTCACCAATGGACGTGGACGTTCGGCAGACTTTTTTGCAGTTCTGCCACACCGGCGTCGGTGACCTTGGTCCCTTCGACGTACAGCGACTCGAGCCCGGTGATCGTACAAAGCTGCGTGATCCCCGCATCCGTGATCGGCGCATTCTCGATAATCAGGAACTTTAGCGCCGGCAGTTCCACCAGATGCGCTAAGCCCGCATCGTCGATGTGGGATGCCCCGATGCGGAGTAGTTCCAATTGCTTGAGCGCCGCAAGATGCGTCAGGCCAGCTCCCGTGATCTCTGCGGTTGCAAGATTGAGCACGCGCAGTCGAGGCATGCTGGCCAGCAGTGCCAGTCCCGCGTCAGTTATCGACGTACGGCCGAGTACCAGGGTATCGAGCTCGTCAAGCGCCGCCAGGCTGGCAATTCCGGCGTCGCTGACCGCGGCCCTTGGCAGCTTGATCACGCGGATCTGTTTCAGAGTGCGCAGTCGCGCCAGATCTTCATCGCGCAGCTCTACGTCGGGCAAATCGATCTCATCGGCGACCCCGTCAGCGACGAGATGGATTTGATGCGCGAATTCCGGATCGATCGTATGATCGGCCGCAGGCGCGGCGATCACAGGACATTCATCCGGGCCGCTGCAATCTTGTCCGCAGCCAGCCGCGGAAGCGCATACGACCAAGCACGGCAAGAATATCGCACGTGTACGCGTGAAGCCGCGAAAGCGCATCATGGCTTGTCGACTGAGAGTGATCATAGTCCCTGTCCAAAATCTCCTGGCACGTCACGCCATAACGAATGGATGTGATTGGCTACGTTGCCCGCGGCATCGGGCTGCGTGTTGACGAACTCGATCACGAACGTTGGGCCTTGCAAGACGTAATAGTGACCGATGCCTGGCTTATCGGCGCCGGCCCAGGCAAATTGAATCTTTTCCGGGCCCGCTTGCTGGATCGCGTCGAGGCGCGCCTTCGACACCGCGGCTGGCATATTGTCAGTATACGCCTTGAGAATTCCCCGCATGAGCTCGACCTGGTCGGCGTTCATTTCGGCGGCCGATAGACCTCCCAACGATTCGCTGGGCGCCTTCGGCAGCGCTGCACCACGAAGATCGTTGGGCGCCTTGTCGGCGATAATCGCCTTTTTGCGCTGCTCGGGCGTGAGCGAAGCCAGCAGCCTGAAGCCGGTGTCTTCCTCGGGCTTGAGAATCCGCAGTCCCTTCTTGTTCGAACCGAAGTCACTTTTCACTTCGGCCGGATTGGCGCCCAAGAACGTTGGTGTTGTGGCGGCTATCCGTCCGTGGTCGACGACAAAGTTCAACGACAAGTGATGTCCCTCGACGCTCCAACCCCAGCGGCCGTCGCTATCCGGCGTGCCGAATACGGTGAAGTAATATCGCTCGGGATCACGGATCGGTGAGTCTGTACGCG
The genomic region above belongs to Pirellulales bacterium and contains:
- a CDS encoding outer membrane beta-barrel protein; protein product: MRRRMLFLVTILIGSTIALAWPHASVAQDASAPTSPSEALAAEQATTSSAASGTDSIISSDACYDADSCVAPSRCRTGNGCQNQCQCDACRALAACSADPYNRLLPQGGMISVRGWVDGGILGNTANPASHFNGPYNATEVDNGQLNQLYLIMERAMASDGSFTIGGRADVLYGGDYNLAQSSGLEVNRNGSPKWNNNEFDGLALPQLYGEAGTNTSSVKVGHFYTVVGYEGVQSPTNFFYSHAYSYMFAGPFTNWGALANQVLADNWQLQAGVVNGWNNLVATQNHANFLGNLKYTGNDWWSSFAIITGDEFDNPGNLPTVNSAYANRTRFSFIVSRQLGSRMEYVFHQWLGTQAQGAPGGGTAKWYGIDQYVYYRLADKWRVGTRVEWFRDQDGTRVGLTEQSNPNTVPLAGSYASWTVGVNWTPLTNVLIRPELRWDSYVGSAKPFDDGQRTSQFLLGLDAIVQF
- a CDS encoding DUF3500 domain-containing protein; the protein is MRSKFIIVSALLLLVVGGGWLAFELTDPGPNMVTGAQGFLASLTPDQRATATLPFDDPARLDWHFIPKPQRKGLQIKHMDDAQRCAAHKLMESGLSHLGYDKATTIMGLEEILHELEKSRTDSPIRDPERYYFTVFGTPDSDGRWGWSVEGHHLSLNFVVDHGRIAATTPTFLGANPAEVKSDFGSNKKGLRILKPEEDTGFRLLASLTPEQRKKAIIADKAPNDLRGAALPKAPSESLGGLSAAEMNADQVELMRGILKAYTDNMPAAVSKARLDAIQQAGPEKIQFAWAGADKPGIGHYYVLQGPTFVIEFVNTQPDAAGNVANHIHSLWRDVPGDFGQGL
- a CDS encoding c-type cytochrome, whose product is MTLARIFVVALVLIPSFVFAADDVKKDVGSPKSDPKHADPAGRIHAPKGFQVDLLYSVPQDKEGSWVNMTVDPKGRLIVSDQYGSLYRVTPPPANSKDLAPKIELIDVPLGEAHGLLWAFDSLYVMVNRGKLFETGLYRVRDTNGDDQLDKVEFLQKIEGGGEHGPHAVVLAPDGKSLYIVAGNNTRLPPLNNSLVPRVWGEDALLPYMVDGSGFMTGEKAPGGYICRIDPDGKQWELVSMGYRNPFDMAFNRNGDLFTYDSDMEWDVSTPWYRPTRVLHATSGSDFGYRNGSGKWPPYYIDSLPPVVNVGPGSPTGVTFGYGAKFPAKYEQALYLCDWSYGKLYALHLKPQGASYGGELEEFVAGTPLALTDVVVNPHDGAMYFLVGGRKTHSGLYRVTYRGDEPTAVAAHAEASAAADARALRHELEAFHGHADPKAVEAAWPYLGHPDRFVRWAARVAIEFQDPKTWRERALAERSNPEATLQALLALTQVSVQDAAHRAKDTPAPDAVLGEQILTALAQFDWKKLDYAQQLDLVRVYQVVMNRFGRPSDKTIAQLVARFDPCFPAKGRELNTELAQLLVYLEAPDAAAKTVALLNSALTQEEQLDYAKSLRGLRSGWTPELRKAYASWFVKAADYKGGNSFRGFINNIKRDATAGLSDTEKAELDQLFDAKPSEKPLVAVADRPFVKNWTLDELTALVTPSTLKERDFDRGRSLFAATRCFACHRFSEEGGGLGPDLSSVAGRFSARDLLESIVLPSKVISDQYEAVTIATSDGRVVTGRIVNLNGDDLMLSPDMFDPNHMTRVKRSEIEEITRSPVSLMPEGLLNTLKDDEVLDLMAYLLSRGERQNAMFAPK
- a CDS encoding glycerophosphodiester phosphodiesterase family protein, encoding MKLTIAALRLCVLAAVLLPSSIARSAETKAGTNQKLVIAHRGASGYLPEHTLEAYALAYAQGADLIEPDVVLSRDGVLVCNHDIHMGPTTDVAERFPDRRRADGRYYFIDFTVAELKTLAVKGRNDAAEPGYQIPTLAEMLAMIARLNERAGRAVGTIPEPKSPAWHREQGQPIEAKLLEQYAALGYTRRTDPVIVQCFELDSLRQMRNDLKTDLRLVYLHGQSLDDRSLDELATFADGIGPSAKLIENNGQSIANNSLVRRAHERRLKVYPYTLGKDEAPTQRFFWTYDVDGLFSDFPDVAVRARAAGAP